A part of Mycolicibacterium sp. TUM20985 genomic DNA contains:
- the ctaC gene encoding aa3-type cytochrome oxidase subunit II gives MWSTLRSIRRFHPFLGGTNVTARGFRLVALSVVLGGTALLLSGCSWSEALGLGWPNGITPEGKLNRELWIGSVIASLVVGVIVWALIFWTSAFHRKKDTDTELPRQFGYNMPLELVLTVVPFLIISVLFYFTVVVQETMLKKEPNPDVVIDVTAFQWNWKFGYQKVDFKDGTLSYDGADPARKNAMVSKPEGVDEHGEEIVGPIKGLNPEDRTYLNFDKVETTGTSNEIPILVLPKGKRVEFQIASADVIHGFWVPEFLFKRDVMPDPKANNSDNVFQVSEIQNTGAFVGRCTEMCGTYHSMMNFEVRVVEPNVFKAYLQYRIDNPNGTNADALGAVGLPELAVTTRPFESRRGEQVPMASK, from the coding sequence GTGTGGTCTACGCTGCGTAGTATTCGCCGGTTTCACCCATTTCTAGGAGGCACCAACGTGACCGCTCGCGGGTTCCGGTTGGTGGCGTTGTCGGTCGTACTGGGCGGGACTGCGCTCCTTCTCAGCGGCTGCAGTTGGTCCGAGGCCCTCGGGCTCGGCTGGCCGAACGGCATCACGCCAGAGGGCAAGCTCAACCGTGAACTGTGGATCGGCAGCGTCATCGCCTCGCTGGTCGTCGGTGTCATCGTGTGGGCGCTGATCTTCTGGACCAGCGCGTTCCATCGGAAGAAGGACACCGACACCGAACTGCCGCGTCAATTCGGCTACAACATGCCTCTCGAGTTGGTGCTGACAGTCGTGCCGTTCCTCATCATCTCGGTGCTGTTCTACTTCACCGTGGTCGTGCAGGAGACGATGCTGAAGAAGGAGCCCAACCCCGACGTCGTGATCGACGTGACGGCCTTCCAGTGGAACTGGAAGTTCGGCTACCAGAAGGTCGACTTCAAGGACGGCACGCTCAGCTACGACGGTGCCGACCCCGCGCGCAAGAACGCGATGGTGTCCAAGCCCGAGGGTGTCGACGAGCACGGCGAAGAGATCGTCGGTCCGATCAAGGGACTGAATCCCGAGGATCGCACCTACCTCAACTTCGACAAGGTCGAGACCACCGGGACCAGCAACGAGATCCCGATCCTGGTGCTGCCCAAGGGCAAGCGCGTCGAGTTCCAGATCGCCTCGGCGGACGTGATCCATGGCTTCTGGGTTCCGGAGTTCCTCTTCAAGCGCGACGTCATGCCCGATCCGAAGGCCAACAACTCCGACAACGTCTTCCAGGTCAGCGAGATTCAGAACACCGGCGCCTTCGTCGGTCGCTGCACCGAGATGTGCGGCACGTACCACTCGATGATGAACTTCGAGGTCCGCGTCGTGGAGCCCAACGTGTTCAAGGCCTACCTCCAATACCGCATCGACAACCCCAACGGGACCAACGCCGACGCGCTGGGGGCCGTCGGCCTGCCCGAGTTGGCGGTCACGACGCGTCCATTCGAATCGCGCCGGGGCGAGCAGGTTCCCATGGCGAGCAAGTAG
- a CDS encoding cytochrome c oxidase subunit 4: MHIEARLFEFLTAFFALCAVLYGTLTAIYANGGIEWAGTTALVLTMGLSLIIGTFFRFVARRLDTRPEDYEDAEISDGAGELGFFSPHSWWPLLIALSASVTAVAVALWLPWLIFAGVCLVLAAVAGLVFEYYVGPEKH, from the coding sequence ATGCACATCGAAGCGAGACTGTTCGAGTTCCTGACCGCATTCTTCGCGCTCTGCGCCGTCCTGTACGGCACGTTGACCGCGATCTACGCCAACGGCGGCATCGAGTGGGCGGGTACTACGGCACTGGTTCTGACCATGGGCCTGTCGCTCATCATCGGCACGTTCTTCCGGTTCGTCGCGCGGCGGCTCGACACCCGTCCCGAGGACTACGAGGACGCCGAGATCTCCGATGGCGCGGGGGAGTTGGGCTTCTTCAGCCCACACAGCTGGTGGCCGTTGCTGATCGCGTTGTCGGCGTCGGTGACCGCCGTGGCCGTCGCTCTGTGGTTGCCGTGGCTGATCTTTGCGGGCGTCTGCTTGGTGCTGGCGGCGGTGGCCGGCCTGGTCTTCGAGTACTACGTCGGCCCCGAGAAGCACTGA
- a CDS encoding MmpS family transport accessory protein, with protein MSGPNPPEPDSPQSKSSGQDEPAREVPPKTGETEIYSQAYSAPESEQFTSAPYVPADSALYDYDTFDPASGDDDDATPPRWPWVVGVVAIVAAISLVASVAVLVTRTDSETLATPETSTTTSVPPVQDEITTTTPPPPPPTTEEPPPPPPETVTVTQEPPPPPPPPATEAPPPPPAETGPPPVTSTAPAGPRFITYTVTGTKAPLDRISVTYTDASGRQRTQQNVYIPWSLTVTPISMSEFGSVQASSLLRLSKLNCQITTSDGQTIASQQNNDWQTSC; from the coding sequence ATGAGCGGGCCGAATCCCCCAGAACCGGATTCTCCACAGTCGAAGTCTTCGGGGCAGGACGAACCGGCTCGGGAGGTGCCGCCGAAGACGGGCGAGACGGAGATCTACTCCCAGGCGTACTCAGCGCCGGAATCCGAGCAGTTCACCAGTGCACCGTATGTGCCCGCGGACTCCGCGCTGTACGACTACGACACCTTCGACCCCGCCTCGGGCGACGACGATGACGCGACGCCACCGCGATGGCCCTGGGTGGTCGGCGTGGTGGCCATCGTCGCGGCGATCTCGTTGGTCGCCTCGGTAGCGGTGCTGGTCACCCGGACGGATAGTGAAACGCTGGCGACCCCGGAGACCAGCACGACGACGTCGGTGCCACCGGTCCAGGACGAGATCACCACGACGACGCCACCGCCGCCGCCGCCCACCACCGAGGAGCCGCCCCCACCGCCGCCGGAGACGGTCACGGTGACGCAGGAGCCGCCCCCTCCGCCGCCACCCCCAGCGACGGAGGCACCGCCACCGCCGCCTGCCGAGACCGGGCCTCCGCCGGTGACGAGCACCGCTCCCGCGGGTCCGAGATTCATCACCTACACGGTGACGGGAACCAAGGCGCCATTGGATCGCATCTCCGTCACCTACACCGATGCATCGGGCCGGCAGCGCACGCAGCAGAACGTATACATCCCGTGGTCACTGACGGTGACACCGATCTCGATGTCGGAGTTCGGCTCGGTGCAGGCATCGAGTCTGCTGCGACTGAGCAAGTTGAACTGTCAGATCACCACCAGCGACGGGCAGACCATTGCCTCACAACAGAACAATGATTGGCAGACGAGCTGTTGA
- a CDS encoding DUF2561 family protein translates to MTHDTGAVVTPDRTDRILVIVAIAFWLAALGAAVAAVVALVGLTNSETVGPGGGSSDTPWLLYTVIGVSAAVIVGAIPLLLRARQTATSDGASRPAAADAGNVAGDAPGLTQRLQPFGAPVQRRHPLPTAGGPVGFPTAAVEQIWLRCTSVVTAATGAAATGVGVATYLMATHHDSASWAVYVVAGVITVAMCAAPWYFLRQLRHVLAGSR, encoded by the coding sequence ATGACCCATGACACCGGAGCAGTGGTCACACCGGACCGGACCGACCGCATTCTCGTCATCGTCGCCATCGCCTTCTGGCTGGCGGCGCTGGGCGCCGCAGTGGCGGCCGTCGTCGCCCTCGTCGGCCTCACGAACTCCGAGACGGTCGGCCCCGGCGGAGGCAGCTCAGACACCCCGTGGTTGCTCTACACCGTCATCGGCGTATCCGCCGCGGTGATCGTCGGCGCCATTCCGCTACTGCTGCGCGCCCGGCAGACGGCGACCTCCGACGGTGCGTCGCGACCGGCCGCAGCGGACGCCGGGAACGTAGCCGGTGACGCCCCGGGGCTGACGCAGCGGCTGCAACCCTTCGGAGCGCCCGTGCAGCGCCGACATCCCCTTCCGACGGCGGGCGGTCCGGTGGGTTTCCCCACTGCCGCGGTCGAGCAAATCTGGCTCCGTTGCACGTCGGTCGTCACCGCCGCAACCGGTGCTGCCGCAACGGGAGTCGGCGTAGCGACCTATCTGATGGCCACGCATCACGACTCCGCTTCATGGGCCGTATACGTCGTAGCGGGAGTCATCACCGTGGCCATGTGCGCCGCCCCGTGGTATTTCCTCCGTCAGCTGCGCCACGTGCTCGCCGGCTCCCGCTGA
- the qcrB gene encoding cytochrome bc1 complex cytochrome b subunit, translated as MSPKLAELAAHQGDAIDSRYHPSGAVRRQLNKVFPTHWSFLLGEIALYSFIVLLLTGVYLTLFFDPSMAEVTYHGVYQPLNGIQMSRAYETALDISFEVRGGLFVRQVHHWAALLFAASIMVHLARVFFTGAFRRPREANWVIGSLLLILAMFEGYFGYSLPDDLLSGTGLRAAFSSITLGMPLIGTWLHWALFGGDFPGDIIIPRLYALHILLLPGIILALIGVHLAMVWFQKHTQFPGPGRTEHNVVGVRVMPVFAVKSGAFFAMTVGVLGLMGGLLQINPIWQLGPYKPSQISAGSQPDFYMMWTDGLARIWPPWELYPFGHTVPAAVAVALLMGLVFILLTIYPFLEKKFSGDTAHHNLLQRPRDAPVRTAIGAMAIALYIVLTFSAMNDILALKFHISLNATTWIGRIGMVVLPAIVYYITYRWAISLQRSDRAVLEHGIETGILKRLPHGAYIELHQPLGPVDDHGHPIPLQYQGAALPKKMNKLGSAGAPGTGSFLSPDPEGEQTALVEAAHAAEHRAQLALKERQHTNGSNGSNGNGSNGQH; from the coding sequence ATGAGCCCAAAACTCGCTGAGTTGGCAGCGCATCAAGGCGATGCGATCGATTCGCGGTATCACCCGTCGGGGGCGGTGCGGCGTCAGCTGAACAAGGTGTTCCCGACGCACTGGTCGTTCCTGTTGGGTGAGATCGCGCTGTACAGCTTCATCGTGCTGCTGCTGACCGGTGTGTACCTGACCCTGTTCTTCGACCCGTCGATGGCCGAGGTCACTTATCACGGGGTGTATCAGCCGCTCAACGGGATTCAGATGTCCCGGGCCTATGAGACCGCACTGGACATCTCCTTCGAGGTCCGCGGTGGGCTGTTCGTCCGTCAGGTCCACCACTGGGCCGCGCTGCTGTTCGCCGCCTCGATCATGGTGCACCTGGCCCGGGTGTTCTTCACCGGCGCGTTCCGCCGGCCCCGCGAGGCCAACTGGGTGATAGGCTCGCTGCTGCTGATCCTGGCCATGTTCGAGGGCTACTTCGGCTACTCCCTGCCCGATGACCTGCTCTCGGGCACCGGCCTGCGGGCGGCGTTCTCCTCGATCACCCTGGGCATGCCCCTGATCGGGACCTGGCTGCACTGGGCCCTGTTCGGTGGGGACTTCCCCGGCGACATCATCATCCCCCGGCTCTACGCCCTGCACATCCTGCTGCTGCCGGGCATCATCCTGGCGTTGATCGGGGTGCACCTGGCGATGGTGTGGTTCCAGAAGCACACCCAGTTCCCCGGCCCCGGCCGCACTGAGCACAACGTGGTCGGTGTCCGGGTGATGCCGGTGTTCGCGGTGAAGTCCGGTGCGTTCTTCGCCATGACCGTCGGCGTGCTCGGCCTGATGGGCGGGCTGCTGCAGATCAACCCGATCTGGCAGCTGGGCCCCTACAAGCCCTCCCAGATCTCCGCGGGCAGCCAGCCCGACTTCTACATGATGTGGACCGACGGCCTCGCCCGCATCTGGCCGCCATGGGAGCTCTACCCCTTTGGACACACCGTGCCCGCCGCGGTCGCCGTCGCTCTGTTGATGGGGCTGGTGTTCATCTTGCTCACCATCTATCCGTTCCTGGAGAAGAAGTTCTCCGGCGACACGGCCCACCACAACCTGCTGCAACGCCCGCGGGACGCCCCGGTGCGCACCGCGATCGGCGCCATGGCCATCGCGTTGTACATCGTGCTGACCTTCTCGGCGATGAACGACATCCTCGCGCTGAAGTTCCACATCTCGCTGAACGCGACCACCTGGATCGGCCGCATCGGCATGGTGGTGCTGCCCGCGATCGTCTACTACATCACCTACCGGTGGGCGATCAGCCTGCAGCGCAGCGACCGCGCCGTGCTCGAACACGGCATCGAGACCGGCATCCTCAAGCGCCTGCCCCACGGCGCCTACATCGAGCTGCACCAACCGCTCGGCCCGGTCGACGACCACGGTCACCCGATCCCGCTGCAATACCAGGGCGCCGCTCTCCCCAAGAAGATGAACAAACTGGGCTCCGCCGGCGCCCCCGGCACCGGCAGCTTCCTCTCCCCCGATCCCGAAGGCGAACAGACCGCACTCGTCGAGGCCGCACACGCTGCCGAACACCGTGCCCAACTCGCCCTCAAGGAACGGCAACACACCAACGGAAGCAACGGGTCCAACGGCAACGGGTCCAACGGCCAGCACTAG
- the qcrA gene encoding cytochrome bc1 complex Rieske iron-sulfur subunit, with the protein MSDTNDTNGDVKGTDTPGQAGVPGQPSDAELAKMSRQELVALGGRMDGVETVFMETRWPIEGTKAEKRAERTVSYWLMFGGFLGLALLLVFLFWPWEYQPYGSAGEFVYSLATPLYGLTFGLSVLAIGIGAVLFQKKFIPEEISIQDRHDGASPEIQRRTAAANLTDALEGSTLKRRKLIGLSLGIGLGAFGLGTAVAFIGGIIKNPWKPVVPTAEGKKAVLWTSGWTPRFVGETIYMARATGQPGSSPFVKMRPEDIDAGGMETVFPWRASDGDGSTFESHELLTEIAMGVRNPVMLIRIRPEDMTRVVKRQGQESFNFGDLFAYTKVCSHLGCPSSLYEQQTYRILCPCHQSQFDALHFARPIFGPAARALAQLPVTIDKDGYLVANGDFIEPVGPAFWERTS; encoded by the coding sequence ATGAGCGACACGAACGATACGAACGGCGACGTCAAGGGCACCGACACTCCGGGCCAGGCCGGCGTTCCCGGTCAACCGAGCGACGCCGAACTGGCGAAGATGTCGCGTCAGGAGCTCGTCGCACTCGGCGGCAGGATGGACGGCGTCGAGACCGTCTTCATGGAGACGCGCTGGCCGATCGAGGGCACCAAGGCCGAGAAGCGGGCCGAGCGCACCGTGTCCTACTGGCTCATGTTCGGCGGCTTCCTGGGTTTGGCGCTGCTTCTCGTGTTCCTGTTCTGGCCGTGGGAGTACCAGCCGTACGGTTCCGCAGGCGAGTTCGTGTACAGCCTGGCCACGCCCCTCTACGGCCTGACGTTCGGACTGTCTGTCCTGGCAATCGGGATTGGCGCGGTGCTCTTCCAGAAGAAGTTCATCCCCGAGGAGATCTCGATCCAGGACCGCCACGACGGCGCCTCCCCCGAGATACAGCGCAGGACGGCGGCGGCCAACCTCACCGACGCGCTGGAGGGCTCAACCCTCAAGCGGCGCAAGCTGATTGGCTTGTCACTCGGTATCGGTCTCGGCGCGTTCGGGCTGGGCACCGCGGTAGCGTTCATCGGCGGCATCATCAAGAACCCATGGAAGCCCGTGGTCCCGACCGCCGAGGGCAAGAAGGCGGTGCTGTGGACGTCCGGGTGGACCCCGCGGTTCGTCGGCGAGACCATCTACATGGCCCGCGCCACGGGCCAGCCCGGCAGCTCGCCGTTCGTCAAGATGCGCCCCGAGGACATCGACGCGGGCGGCATGGAGACGGTCTTCCCGTGGCGGGCGTCCGACGGTGACGGGTCCACGTTCGAGTCCCACGAGCTGCTGACCGAAATCGCCATGGGTGTGCGGAACCCCGTGATGCTGATCCGCATCCGGCCCGAGGACATGACGCGGGTGGTCAAGCGCCAGGGTCAGGAGAGCTTCAACTTCGGCGATCTGTTCGCCTATACCAAGGTGTGCTCGCATCTGGGGTGCCCGTCCTCGCTGTACGAGCAGCAGACCTACCGAATCCTGTGCCCGTGCCACCAGTCGCAGTTCGACGCACTCCACTTCGCCCGTCCCATCTTCGGCCCGGCGGCCCGCGCCCTGGCGCAGCTTCCGGTGACCATCGACAAGGACGGGTATCTCGTCGCAAACGGTGATTTCATCGAACCAGTAGGACCGGCATTCTGGGAGCGGACGTCATGA
- the qcrC gene encoding cytochrome bc1 complex diheme cytochrome c subunit — translation MSSKSRRRLRRRVSAALLLLTGLLVAGGIAATLTPEPQVAVADESGLALLRTGQQLYETACITCHGANLQGVPSRGPSLIGVGDASVYFQVGSGRMPAMRGEAQIARKPPIFDPHQVDAIGAYVQANGGGPVTPRDANGAVADSSLIGSDVARGGDLFRLNCASCHNFTGKGGALSSGKYAPALDEATPAQIYTAMQTGPQNMPKFSDRQLSSEQKKDIVAYVRQATETPDPGGYGLGGFGPAPEGMAAWIIGMVAVIGAAMWVGSRA, via the coding sequence ATGAGCAGCAAGTCTCGCCGTCGGCTACGCCGGCGTGTGTCGGCAGCACTTCTGCTTCTGACCGGACTTCTCGTGGCGGGTGGCATCGCGGCCACCCTCACGCCCGAGCCGCAGGTCGCCGTCGCCGACGAGTCGGGACTGGCGCTGCTGAGAACCGGTCAGCAACTGTACGAGACGGCCTGCATCACGTGTCACGGCGCCAACCTGCAGGGTGTGCCCAGTCGCGGCCCGAGCCTGATCGGTGTCGGCGACGCATCGGTCTACTTCCAGGTGGGCTCCGGGCGCATGCCCGCGATGCGCGGCGAAGCGCAGATCGCCCGCAAGCCCCCCATCTTCGACCCCCACCAGGTCGACGCGATCGGCGCCTACGTCCAGGCCAACGGCGGCGGACCCGTCACCCCGCGGGACGCCAACGGCGCGGTCGCCGACAGCAGCCTGATCGGCAGCGACGTCGCCCGCGGTGGCGATCTCTTCCGCCTCAACTGCGCGTCGTGTCACAACTTCACCGGCAAGGGCGGCGCCCTGTCATCGGGCAAGTACGCGCCGGCCCTGGACGAGGCCACCCCCGCACAGATCTACACCGCGATGCAGACCGGCCCGCAGAACATGCCCAAGTTCTCCGATCGCCAGCTCAGCTCGGAGCAGAAGAAGGACATCGTCGCCTACGTCCGCCAGGCCACCGAGACGCCCGATCCGGGCGGCTACGGTCTGGGCGGCTTCGGCCCTGCGCCGGAGGGCATGGCGGCCTGGATCATCGGAATGGTCGCCGTCATCGGCGCCGCTATGTGGGTGGGATCGCGCGCATGA
- the ctaE gene encoding aa3-type cytochrome oxidase subunit III, producing MTSAVGTSGTAITARVHSLNRPNMVSVGTIVWLSSELMFFAGLFAMYFTARAQAAGDWPPSPTELNLVQAVPVTLVLIASSFTCQMGVFAAERGDVFGLRRWYLLTFFMGAFFVAGQGYEYYHLVTHGTTIPGSAYGSVFYLATGFHGLHVIGGLIAFLFLLARTRMSKFTPAQATAAIVVSYYWHFVDIVWIALFAVIYFVR from the coding sequence GTGACGAGTGCTGTAGGGACGTCGGGAACCGCGATCACTGCGCGTGTGCATTCGCTGAACCGTCCCAACATGGTAAGTGTCGGCACCATCGTGTGGCTTTCCAGCGAGCTCATGTTCTTTGCTGGACTGTTCGCGATGTACTTCACCGCGCGGGCGCAAGCCGCCGGTGACTGGCCGCCGTCCCCGACCGAGCTCAACCTGGTGCAGGCCGTTCCGGTGACGCTGGTGCTGATCGCGTCGTCGTTCACGTGCCAGATGGGTGTCTTCGCCGCCGAGCGCGGTGACGTATTCGGACTACGCCGCTGGTACCTGCTGACCTTCTTCATGGGCGCGTTCTTCGTCGCCGGTCAGGGCTACGAGTACTACCACCTGGTCACCCACGGCACGACGATCCCCGGCAGCGCCTACGGCTCGGTGTTCTACCTGGCGACCGGATTCCACGGCCTACACGTCATCGGCGGCCTGATCGCGTTCCTGTTCCTGCTGGCGCGCACCCGCATGAGCAAGTTCACCCCGGCGCAGGCCACCGCAGCGATCGTCGTGTCGTACTACTGGCACTTCGTCGACATCGTGTGGATCGCGCTGTTCGCCGTCATCTACTTCGTTCGATGA
- the trpD gene encoding anthranilate phosphoribosyltransferase translates to MTWPQILGRLTTGRPLESGQAGWAMDQIMTGVATPAQIAGFAVSIKMKGPTSAEVKELADTMLRHARRVPTDVIGTAAVDVVGTGGDGANTVNLSTMAAIVVAASGVPVVKHGNRAASSLSGGADTLEALGVRIDLGPDDVARCVAEVGIGFAFAPQFHPSYRHASAVRREIGVPTVFNLLGPLTNPAAPRAGLIGCAWGDLAEVMAGVFATRGSSVLVVHGDDGLDELTTTTTSTIWRVQAGTVERLTFDPGAFGFERAHLSELTGGDAQANAASVREVFAGAKGAVRDAVVLNAAGAMVAHAGLSSDAKWVPAWEVGLARAADAIDSGAAEDLLARWVRFTLQL, encoded by the coding sequence ATGACCTGGCCGCAGATTCTGGGCCGCCTGACCACTGGACGCCCGCTCGAGAGCGGACAAGCGGGGTGGGCCATGGACCAGATCATGACCGGGGTCGCGACGCCCGCCCAGATCGCGGGATTCGCGGTCTCGATCAAGATGAAGGGGCCCACCTCCGCGGAGGTGAAGGAGCTCGCCGACACGATGCTTCGGCACGCGCGCCGGGTGCCCACCGACGTCATCGGGACGGCGGCGGTGGACGTGGTCGGTACCGGCGGTGACGGCGCCAACACGGTCAACCTGTCGACGATGGCCGCGATCGTGGTGGCGGCCAGCGGTGTGCCCGTCGTCAAGCACGGCAACCGGGCCGCCTCGTCGCTGTCCGGGGGCGCCGACACGCTCGAGGCCCTCGGCGTGCGCATCGACCTGGGCCCGGACGACGTCGCCCGGTGCGTGGCCGAAGTCGGCATCGGCTTCGCGTTCGCCCCGCAGTTCCATCCGTCGTACCGGCACGCCTCGGCTGTGCGACGGGAGATCGGTGTCCCGACGGTCTTCAATCTCCTTGGACCGCTGACGAATCCGGCGGCGCCGCGGGCCGGTCTGATCGGGTGCGCGTGGGGTGACCTCGCCGAGGTGATGGCGGGCGTGTTCGCGACGCGCGGGTCCAGCGTGCTGGTGGTGCACGGCGACGACGGCCTCGATGAACTGACCACCACCACGACGAGCACCATCTGGCGCGTGCAGGCCGGCACCGTCGAACGGCTGACGTTCGACCCCGGCGCCTTCGGCTTCGAGCGCGCCCATCTGAGCGAGCTGACGGGCGGCGATGCCCAGGCCAACGCCGCCTCGGTCCGGGAGGTGTTCGCCGGTGCCAAGGGTGCCGTCCGCGACGCCGTCGTCCTGAACGCCGCGGGCGCCATGGTGGCGCACGCCGGGCTATCCAGCGACGCCAAATGGGTGCCCGCGTGGGAGGTCGGCCTCGCGCGGGCCGCCGACGCGATCGACTCGGGGGCGGCCGAAGACCTGCTCGCGCGTTGGGTGCGGTTCACTCTGCAGCTCTGA
- the ripC gene encoding peptidoglycan hydrolase RipC, translated as MHRSTRGLRRPIVGALAGLMVFAGALAGNSQADPAADALAKLNELSRQAEQTTEAMHSAELDLGNKLQAQNAAEQKHAADLAAVDATRAQLATFQMSVDKVAAAQYMGGRTDGLDAMLTASSPQGLIDQLAVQRVMATEMSVQMKNFKSSSVLANQAELASAKSAADTKTLAEQAAAVRADLQSKQSKLQVQMAIVKSQYTALTPAQRQALAAIPPPPPMPAPDAAPPTEGPDVLAAAPGGINPGDLAPPEAAIPAPPAEGEGMVAVQAALTRVGSPYSWGAAGPGAFDCSGLVMWAFGQAGVNLPHSSQALAQGGLPVSTDQMQPGDLVTFYSDASHVGIYIGDGMMVHASTYGTPVRVAPVNNAPIHNVRRY; from the coding sequence ATGCACCGAAGCACACGTGGTCTTCGGCGACCGATTGTTGGCGCGCTAGCAGGGCTGATGGTCTTCGCCGGGGCGCTCGCAGGCAATTCGCAGGCAGACCCTGCCGCCGACGCGCTGGCAAAGCTCAATGAGCTGTCCCGCCAGGCCGAGCAGACCACCGAGGCCATGCACTCTGCGGAGTTGGATCTCGGAAACAAGTTGCAGGCTCAGAACGCAGCCGAACAGAAGCACGCCGCCGACCTTGCCGCCGTGGATGCGACCAGGGCCCAGCTGGCAACCTTTCAGATGTCGGTCGACAAGGTTGCTGCCGCCCAGTACATGGGGGGTCGCACCGACGGGCTGGACGCGATGCTGACCGCAAGCTCGCCGCAGGGCCTCATCGACCAGCTGGCCGTGCAGCGCGTGATGGCCACCGAGATGTCGGTGCAGATGAAGAACTTCAAGAGCAGCAGTGTGCTGGCTAACCAGGCCGAGTTGGCGTCCGCTAAGTCCGCTGCCGACACCAAGACGCTTGCAGAGCAGGCCGCAGCGGTGCGCGCGGACCTGCAGTCCAAGCAAAGCAAACTGCAAGTGCAGATGGCGATCGTCAAGTCGCAATACACGGCGCTGACCCCCGCCCAGCGTCAGGCGCTGGCCGCCATCCCGCCCCCACCACCCATGCCCGCACCGGATGCCGCCCCGCCCACCGAGGGCCCCGACGTACTTGCTGCCGCACCCGGTGGCATCAACCCCGGCGACCTCGCACCGCCGGAGGCCGCCATCCCGGCCCCGCCCGCCGAGGGAGAGGGCATGGTCGCCGTCCAGGCGGCACTGACCCGAGTTGGTTCGCCGTACTCCTGGGGTGCGGCAGGTCCCGGTGCGTTCGACTGCTCGGGACTGGTCATGTGGGCCTTCGGCCAGGCCGGTGTCAACCTTCCGCACTCGAGCCAGGCCCTGGCCCAGGGCGGCCTGCCCGTGTCCACGGATCAGATGCAGCCCGGCGACCTGGTCACCTTCTATTCGGACGCCTCACACGTCGGCATCTACATCGGCGACGGAATGATGGTGCATGCCTCGACGTACGGCACACCGGTGCGAGTCGCCCCGGTGAACAATGCGCCGATTCACAACGTCCGTCGTTACTGA
- a CDS encoding peptidase has protein sequence MRRFTTSVVTERPLVGLLLLAELAAAAVLIASPLGDGRPDQGPPTATHASLDVPSTPADPLVLRDGRTVSLMALGGAKTADLQSRIWGELDGAADAVTAFWGDDWPRNVVVVLTGTNEEFRALAVGEPDIAAATTAQRIVFAPGASSMSDASLRIVLRHELFHYAARGRTVADAPRWLTEGIADFVGRPPTPKPGPERAAVLAQLPTDVELDTPGATRSLAYDRSWWFSRFVASRYGTETLRTLYVKACGAGHPEPSAAISDTLGVDTPQVLAAWRAWLSG, from the coding sequence ATGCGCCGATTCACAACGTCCGTCGTTACTGAGCGCCCGCTGGTCGGCCTGCTCCTGCTGGCCGAGTTGGCCGCCGCTGCGGTACTGATCGCGAGTCCGCTCGGCGATGGCCGGCCCGACCAAGGGCCGCCGACCGCCACGCATGCCTCGCTCGACGTGCCGTCCACGCCCGCCGACCCGCTCGTGCTCCGCGACGGCCGCACGGTCTCGCTGATGGCCCTCGGGGGCGCCAAGACGGCTGATCTCCAGAGTCGGATCTGGGGTGAACTCGACGGCGCTGCCGACGCGGTCACGGCGTTCTGGGGTGACGACTGGCCGCGCAACGTCGTCGTGGTGCTCACCGGTACCAATGAGGAGTTCCGGGCACTCGCGGTGGGGGAGCCCGACATCGCCGCCGCGACGACGGCGCAGCGGATCGTCTTTGCGCCAGGCGCCAGCTCGATGAGCGACGCCTCGTTGCGAATCGTGTTGCGCCACGAACTCTTCCACTACGCCGCCCGTGGACGCACCGTGGCCGACGCGCCGCGCTGGCTCACCGAGGGGATCGCCGACTTCGTCGGCAGGCCACCCACACCGAAGCCCGGGCCCGAACGGGCCGCCGTCCTGGCGCAGCTGCCGACGGACGTCGAGCTCGACACGCCGGGCGCGACGCGGTCGCTGGCCTACGACAGGTCGTGGTGGTTCAGTCGGTTCGTGGCCAGCCGCTACGGGACCGAGACGCTGCGCACGCTGTACGTCAAGGCCTGTGGCGCCGGCCATCCCGAGCCTTCCGCCGCCATCTCCGACACCCTCGGCGTGGACACACCCCAGGTGCTCGCGGCGTGGCGGGCCTGGCTCAGCGGATAG